From the genome of Danio rerio strain Tuebingen ecotype United States chromosome 2, GRCz12tu, whole genome shotgun sequence, one region includes:
- the aldh9a1b gene encoding 4-trimethylaminobutyraldehyde dehydrogenase B isoform X2 produces the protein MERARVMLEAARLIEKRREEIAEMEVINNGKSITEARLDVDSARLSIEYFAGQATTLSGQHVQLPGGSFAYTRREPFGVCVGIGAWNYPFQIAAWKSAPAIACGNSMVFKPSPLTPVTAVLLAEIYRQAGAPEGLFNVVQGGQETGSLLCLHPSVEKVSFTGSVPTGKKIMEMASRGVKAVTLELGGKSPLIIFEDTDLENAVRGALMANFLSQGQVCSNGTRVFVQSSIVPQFLKEVVRRTKAISIGDPLLDETRMGALVSKAHLDKVLRYVEQAKNEGAQVLCGGEPFSPADPKLKDGYYMTPCVLDSCTDDMTCVKEEIFGPVMSVLTFDTEDEVLRRANDSDLGLAAGVFTKDVKRAHRVIENLQAGSCFINNYNITPVEVPFGGFKASGIGRENGQVTIEFYSQLKTVVVEMGDVDSLF, from the exons AAGAGAAGAGAGGAGATCGCAGAGATGGAGGTGATCAACAATGGAAAGTCCATCACAGAAGCCCGTTTGGATGTGGACTCAGCCAGACTGAGCATTGAGTATTTCGCAGGACAAGCCACCACACTGTCCG GTCAGCATGTCCAGCTACCAGGGGGTTCATTTGCGTACACGCGCCGTGAGCCGTTCGGTGTGTGTGTGGGAATAGGAGCCTGGAATTACCCCTTTCAGATCGCAGCCTGGAAATCTGCCCCTGCCATCGCTTGTG GCAACTCTATGGTGTTCAAGCCGTCTCCGCTGACCCCTGTGACCGCAGTGCTGCTGGCGGAGATTTACAGGCAGGCTGGGGCTCCTGAGGGCCTGTTCAATGTGGTTCAGGGCGGACAGGAGACCGGCTCTCTGCTCTGTCTTCACCCTTCGGTGGAAAAAGTCTCCTTCACTGGAAGTGTGCCCACAGGAAAGAAG ATCATGGAAATGGCGTCTCGGGGGGTGAAAGCAGTGACGCTGGAGCTCGGGGGGAAATCTCCACTCATCATCTTCGAGGACACAGACCTGGAAAACGCTGTTAGAGGAGCTCTCATGGCCAACTTCCTCTCGCAAGGACAG GTGTGCAGTAACGGCACCAGAGTGTTTGTGCAAAGCTCGATTGTTCCTCAATTCCTGAAAGAGGTGGTCAGGAGAACTAAAGCTATCAGCATTGGAGACCCTCTGCTAGACGAGACCCGCATGGGCGCCCTGGTCAGCAAAGCACATCTGGATAAAGTGCTGCGATACGTGGAGCAAGCCAAGAACGAG GGAGCCCAAGTGCTTTGTGGAGGAGAGCCTTTCAGCCCTGCAGATCCGAAACTAAAAGATGGATACTACATGACTCCATGTGTGCTCG acAGCTGCACTGATGACATGACGTGTGTGAAGGAGGAAATATTCGGGCCTGTGATGTCAGTATTGACCTTTGACACTGAAGACGAGGTTCTTCGAAGAGCAAATGACAGCGATCTTGGCCTCGCTGCAGGAGTCTTTACTAA AGATGTTAAGAGAGCGCATCGTGTTATAGAAAACCTGCAGGCTGGATCTTGCTTCATCAATAACTATAATATCACTCCTGTGGAGGTGCCGTTTGGAGGATTCAAGGCTTCAG GTATTGGAAGGGAAAATGGCCAGGTGACCATTGAGTTTTACTCTCAGCTGAAGACTGTGGTGGTAGAGATGGGAGATGTCGACAGTCTTTTCTAA
- the zte38 gene encoding zebrafish testis-expressed 38 isoform X1, producing the protein MTTLQKKVNQDKQVLAEALDTEAQSLVFVKRMVVIAVSSITYLRGIFPEDSYRSRYLEDLCIKVLKQDCSSPGAHKLIKWLMGCFDALEKRYLQMLVIGVHTSPHDSNHVIESYQFKFRYSEHGPQMDILSNVNGDIRVTLEDTKKASTLLIRKLFLLMQNLEALPTAVHLTMKLYYNDDVTPPEYEPPGFKAGANESLWFEGTAVHFRVGDLQSRYHTMKLRVTAAQSRLGKLQDGGQLSENEMEMETPSLHHIRPAETVMRNHEQDLPSEDESVAQFKQPKKSIAKRKCVRSNAGRRKKKKCF; encoded by the exons ATGACAACCTTACAGAAGAAAGTAAATCAGGACAAACAGGTGCTCGCTGAG GCACTGGACACCGAGGCTCAGTCGCTGGTGTTTGTAAAACGCATGGTGGTTATTGCTGTATCGTCCATCACGTACCTGCGTGGGATATTTCCAGAGGACTCCTACAGATCTAGATACCTGGAGG ATTTGTGTATCAAAGTCCTCAAACAGGACTGTTCCTCTCCTGGAGCCCACAAACTCATCAAATG GCTGATGGGATGTTTTGATGCTTTGGAGAAGAGATAT CTTCAAATGTTGGTAATTGgg GTGCACACAAGCCCACATGACAGTAAT CACGTCATCGAGTCCTATCAGTTTAAGTTCAGATACTCAGAGCATGGACCACAAATGGACATCCTGAG TAATGTGAATGGGGACATCAGAGTGACCTTAGAGGACACAAAGAAAGCTTCAACACTCCTGATCAGGAAGCTGTTTCTTCTCATGCAGAATCTAGAGGCTCTGCCCACCGCCGTTCACCTCACGATGAAACTCTACTACAACGATGATG TTACGCCTCCTGAATATGAGCCACCAGGATTTAAAGCAGGGGCGAATGAAAGTCTGTGGTTTGAGGGAACAGCGGTGCACTTCAGAGTGGGTGATCTGCAGTCTCGCTATCACACCATGAAGCTGCGCGTGACAGCCGCCCAGAGTCGCCTCGGGAAGCTGCAGGATGGGGGCCAGTTGAGTGAGAATGAGATGGAGATGGAGACGCCCTCACTGCATCACATCAGACCTGCAGAAACG GTGATGAGAAACCATGAGCAGGACCTGCCGTCTGAAGATG AATCTGTTGCACAGTTTAAACAGCCCAAAAAGTCCATCGCAAAG AGGAAATGTGTAAGAAGCAATGCTGGAAGGAGGAAAAAGaagaaatgcttttaa
- the prdx1 gene encoding peroxiredoxin-1 isoform X1, whose product MAAGNAHIGKPAPDFTAKAVMPDGQFGDVRLSDYKGKYVVLFFYPLDFTFVCPTEIIAFSDAAEEFRKINCEIIGASVDSHFCHLAWTKTPRKQGGLGPMNVPLVADTLRSISKDYGVLKEDEGIAYRGLFIIDDKGILRQITINDLPVGRSIDETLRLVQAFQFTDKHGEVCPAGWKPGKDTIKPDVNQSKDFFSKQN is encoded by the exons ATGGCAGCTGGAAATGCACACATTGGGAAACCTGCTCCGGATTTCACAGCCAAAGCAGTGATGCCTGATGGACAGTTTGGAGATGTCCGTTTGTCTGACTACAAAG GGAAGTATGTGGTGCTGTTCTTCTATCCACTGGATTTCACCTTTGTCTGTCCCACTGAGATCATCGCCTTCAGTGATGCTGCCGAGGAGTTCAGGAAAATCAACTGCGAGATCATTGGTGCTTCTGTCGATTCCCACTTCTGCCATCTTGCCTG GACCAAAACACCCCGAAAACAAGGTGGTTTAGGACCAATGAATGTCCCTCTGGTGGCAGATACTCTCCGCTCCATTTCTAAAGACTACGGTGTACTTAAAGAAGATGAGGGTATTGCATACAG GGGTCTTTTCATTATTGACGACAAGGGCATTCTGCGGCAGATTACCATCAACGATCTGCCAGTCGGTCGCTCCATTGATGAAACCCTGCGCTTGGTGCAGGCCTTTCAGTTCACCGATAAGCATGGAGAAG tttgtCCAGCCGGATGGAAGCCTGGAAAAGACACTATTAAGCCCGATGTCAATCAGAGCAAAGACTTCTTCTCCAagcaaaattaa